The Candidatus Binatus sp. DNA segment GCTCGTCGGCATCCATCAGCAGCACCCAATCTCCCGTCGCCCGATCCAGCGCCATCTGCTTCTGCTTCACGTAGTTCGTGAACTCGTGCTGCACGACGTCGGCGCCGAGGCTGCGCGCGATCGCGACCGTCTTGTCGGTCGAGAACGAATCGATGATGATTTTCTCGTCGCAGAACCACGCGCTCTTCAGGCACTGGCCGATCAGCGCCGCTTCGTCGCGGGTAATCGTAATCAGCGAAATCTTTGGCCGCTCTGACATCCGCTAAGACGCGTGCTGCGCTTGCGATCGGTCGAGTCCTTCGATCACTTTCGAGGCAATCGACTTGAACGCCGCGCTCATCGTATGCGCCGGGTTGGCCGCGACGATCGGGCGTGCATTGTCTCCCCCCTCGCGCAGTTCGCGCACCAGCGGCAGCTCGCCCAAAAACGGCACGCCCAGCGAATGCGCCAGCGCGGCGCCGCCGCCGTGGCCGAAAATCTCGTGGCGATGGTTGCACTTGCGGCAAACGTAATAGCTCATGTTCTCGACCACGCCGAGCACCGGCACGTGAACTTCCTCGAACATCGCCACGCCGCGCTTGACGTCGAGCAGCGCGAGCTCCTGCGGCGTCGTCACGATCACGCCGCCGTCAAGCGCCACGCGCTGGGTGATGGTCAGTTGCGCGTCACCCGTGCCGGGAGGCAGATCGAGCACCAGGCAATCCAGCTCGCCCCACTCGACGTTGAACAGAAATTCCGTCTCGAGCTTGGTCACCATCGGCCCGCGCCAGATGACCGCGGTCTCGTCGTTGATGAACAGCGCCATCGATATGTAGCGAATTCCGTACCGCTCCAGAGGGATCATGCGCCGCTCGGGCGTGAGCGTCACCGCCTTCTCGACCCCGACCATCATCGCCACGCTTGGCCCGTACACGTCGGCGTCCATCAGGCCGACGCGCCATCCCAGCGCATGCATCGCGAGCGCGAGGTTCACCGCGACCGTCGATTTGCCGACTCCGCCCTTGCCGCTGGCGACCGCGACGATGTGCTTGACGCCCGCGATTGTCCGCGGCTGCGCTATCCCGGCCGCAGCCCTCGGCGCGCTTGGCGCAGCCTGCTCGACCTGGACGTTGACGGCCGGCACGCCCGGCATCGCAGCAACCGCCGCCTTCACCTCAGCCACGATTTTCTCGACGACTTCGGGGTTGGCCGACGCCATCGTGAGCGAGACAGTCACGCCCGCGTACGCGACTTCGATATCCTTGACGATCGCGAACGACACGATGTCGCGGGTGAAGCCCGGGTATTTTATCTTCTTGAGTTCGGCGAGAATTTCATTTGGACTCGGCATTGTGCGGATCGGACCTGTCGATGGTTTCGATTAGAATGCGGCCACGCTATCAAAGCGCGACGCTCATGTTATCATTCCGGGACCTGCGGAAAAACGACGGGTCGAACGCATCGGGAGTTCTATAAGAAGTGAGTAAAGCAGGCGTCGCCGCGCCCTTTTGTCCCCGAGTCCGCTTCAGCGGCGCCGGTGGCGAAGTAGCGGCGCTCGCCGCGGGCGATCTGTCGAGCGGACTAGCGGCGATGCTCGCCTCCAGGATCGAATCGTCCGCCGACGCGTCGATTCCAAGCGCCGAAATGAGAATCGACCTCGGCGATTCGGTGGCTGCCGCGCCCGCATCGCCTGGCGCACTCGAAGGCGACAGCTTCGACGTCTCGCGGCAAGGCGGTGGCGCTGGATCGATCGTGATTCGCGCCGCGACGGAGGGCGGACTAATCCATGCGGCATCGAATCTGCTCGAAAAGCTCGGCGCGGATTTTCCGCCGGGCGCGGCGCCATCGTATCCGCGGATCGATTCCGCCCGCCTTGCCGCGCTGCGACCCTGGCGCGTCACTCCCGCCTTCAAGCGCCGCGCATTCGTGTCCGACATCATGACCTGGAACTACAACTTCGCCGACCGCCTCGATTTGCATCTTCGCCACGATCGCGAATTCATCCCATGGATGGCGCGCCGCGGGATCAACGCATTCTCGTACATCCGCCACGCGCACGACACGCGGCTCAAGATCGACGAGATCGCGCCGCTCCTGCGCGAGCGAGGAATAGACGTCGAATACGGCGGCCACGTCATCCAACTTCTGCTGCCGCGCGAGCGCTTCGCCGAGCACCCGGAGTATTTCCCGGCCGGCGACGACGGCGTTAGAATCGCGCGCGGCAATCTCTGCGTCTCCAATCCCGACGCCGTTGCTATCGTCCGCGCGGGCGCGCTCGCCTACGTTCACGAGCATCCCGAGAACCGGTTGCTGCACATCTGGGGCGCCGACGTATGGCGCGGCGCGTGGTGCCGATGCGGTCAATGCCGCGAGCTCCCGCCGCAGATCCAATACATGGATGTTGTCAATGCAATCGCTGGCGCACTCGCCGATGACTCCAATGCTCCGCCAGTCGCCTATCTCGCCTATCACGACACCATCGATCCGCATCCCGGCCTGCGTCCGCTGGACAACGTATGGCTCGAATGGGCACCGCGCGAGCGATGCTACAGCCATGCGATCGACGATCCGGCCTGCGAGATCAATCCGCGCTACCTCGAATCGCTCAAACGCTACATCGAAATCTTCAACGGTCGCGGTCACGTCTTCGAGTATTACGCCGACGCGATCCTGTTCGGCGGCTTGGGCTTCGCGACGCCTGCGGTAGTGGCGCGCGATCTCCGCGCCTATCGGCGGCTGGGGATTGCGAGCATTTCGTGCCTGACTTTTGGTGCGTACAGCGCGATGGCTTATCCGGTGAACCTCGAGGCATTCGTTCGCGGCTCGCGAGATCCCGATTTCGAGCCTGACGCCACTTTGGTTGAAACGTCCGCCGGCCGGCATCCGCGATGCGCCCCGGAGATGGCCGCTGCCTATCGCGCGGTCGAGCGCGCGTCGAAGCTGTGCCTCGACTATGCCGACGTGATGAGCCCGGTGATGGCGCCCGAGAAGGCCGTGCGCAAGCGAAACGAACTGCGGGAAGCCGCGTTGACGTTCAACGAAGCGATTGCCGCGGCCGACCAGATTGCGCTGAGCCTGGATACCCCCCGCGCCGATGCCGAGAAGGATCTCTGGCGCTATAGCAGCGACGTGCTCGCGGGACTGTCTGACTATCTCGGGGCAATCGGAGAGGCGGGCGCCGATCGCCGGATACGCGGCAAAGCCGCCATCGCGAAAGTCGCGGGCGCCATCGAGCGCATCCGCGAGATCGATCCCGAAATCAAGGGGACCTGGGGCGCTTACGATCTCGAATGGATCCGCGAGCTATGGCTCAGCGCGCTTGCGCGCGGGCTCGATGGAGACGGGAAACCGCCGGAGGAACTGTTCTGATGAACGCTGACAATGGATTCGTACTGTCGCCGGAACTCAGCGCGCTTCGCGACCAGGTAGGGAAGATAATCCGCGAGGAGATTATCCCGATCGAAGCGCGGATCGATCCCGACGCGCCCGAAATTCCCGCGGATGAATTCTGGCCGATCGCGCGCAAGGTGCAAGCCGCCGGGATGTGGTGCATGGGCGCGCCGCGCGAGTACGGCGGCGGCGGCCTGGGCACCTTCGACATGTGCGTGCTGACCGAGGAAATGGCGCAGCATCGGATGGGACTCTACAACCCCGGATGCGGGGTCTTCGGGCGCACGCCGCCGCCGGTGATCTACGCGGGCAACGACGAACAAAAGCGCACCTACGCCGGCGGCACGATCAAGAATGCCTGGCACACCTTCTTTGCGATCACCGAGCCGTCGGGCGGTTCCGATCCGGCCGGCGCGATCCAGTGCAAAGCGGTGCGCCAGGGCGATACCTACGTCCTCAACGGCACCAAGATTTTCATTTCGCATGCGCACGAGGCCGAGTGGGGCGTCGTCTTCACCCGCACCGACGCCAAGGCCGGCCGCAAGGGAATCACCTGCTTCATAATCAACAAGGGCATGGCGGGATTCACGCCGCGGCCGATTCGCACGCTGCGCACTTCGGCGGTGCCCAACGAGGTTCAGTTCGAAGATTGCGTCGTGCCGATCGGGAATCGCCTCGGGCCCGAGGGCGAGGGCCTGAATCTATGCCTCGATCTGCTGACGCGGCTGCGCTTTCCCTACTCGGCGTGCAACGTCGGGGTGGGTGTGGCGGCGCTCAGGATGGCGATCGATCATGCCAAGCAGCGCAGCACCTTCGGCGAACTGCTCGCCAAGCGGCAGGCTATCCAGTGGATGCTCGCGGATTCGGAGGTCGAGTTGCGCGCGGCGCGGTGGCTGACGTGGGAAGGGGCGTGGAAGGCCGATCGCGGCGAGGATTTCCGCACCGAGGCGTCGATCGCAAAGCTCTATTCGAGCGAAGTGCTCGGCCGCGTGATCGATCGCGCCGTGCAGATTCATGGCGGCTACGGCGTCAGCAAGGAGTTTCCCATCGAGCGATGGTACCGCGAGGCGCGCATCCGCCGGATCGGCGAAGGCCCCAGCGAAGTGCATCGGATGGTGATCGCCCGCTCGCTTTTGCGATGAAGACCGAACAAGGAGAGCCACGATGAGTCTGCCGGGGTTGCCGCTTGACGCAGTCCGGGTGATCGATCTGGGACAGGTGTACGCGGTGCCGTACTGCACGCTGCAACTTGCGGCGATGGGCGCCGATATCATCAAGATCGAGCCACCCGTGACCGGCGAAGTGCTGCGCCAGCCGAAAATCCCGCCGGGCGGCGCCGGTTACTCGTTCCTGATGCTCAATGCGAACAAGCGCTCGGTCACGATCAATCTGAAGGATCGGCGCGGGCAGGATATCGTGCTCAAACTGCTCGAGCACGCCGACGTGCTCGTCGAAAACTATCTTGACGGCGTGATGGAGTCGTTCGGACTGGGCTACGAGCAGATCGCCGCGCGGTTTCCGCGGCTGATTTACGCGTCGGGCAAGGGTTACGGCTCGGACAGCAGGTACGCGAAGCTGGGCTCGATGGACAATACGATCCAGGCGTCGTCGGGATTCATCAGTGTCACCGGATTTCCCGACCATCCGGTGAAGACCCCCGCCACTCTCATCGACATGGGAACCGGGAGTCATCTGGTGAGCGGAATCCTGGCCGCGCTGATACATCGCGGGCGGACCGGCCGCGGACAGCATGTCGAAGTCGCGATGCTCGACGTGGCGATCGCCGCGCTGACCAGCGCGGTTGCGCCCGCGCTGCAAGGGATGAAGTTCAAGCGGATGGGGAATCGTCATTGGGGCGCATGCCCGACCAATCTCTATCCCGCGCGCGACGGCGAGATACTGATCTTTTGCCTCACCGAAGCGCATTGGCGCACGCTGGCGAAATTGATGGACCGCGAAGATCTGATCGCCGATCCGCGATGCAGGAATCATGGCGAACGGCTGAAGATTGCCGACGAACTCGACGCGATCGTTTCCGATTGGACCAGCGCGCAGCCGCGCGACGCGATGGTCGAGGGACTGATCGAGGCGGGAATCCCGTGCGCGCCGGTGCGCACGGTCGAGGAAGTGATCGCCGATCCTGAAACCGCTCAGCGCCGGATGCTTATCGATAGCGATTATCCGACTCGCGGTTCAATCCGCGTCGGCGGCACTCCTATCAAGATGTCCGATGCGCCCGAAGACGGACGGCCGATGCGCCGGCCGCCCGAGCTTGGCGAGCATAACGCCGAGGTGCTCGCGTCGATCGGAATTGGCGCCGACGAACTCGAACGCCTCAAGCGCGCCGGAGTCGTCTGAGCGGATGCGCGCCGCACCAGCGGATGGGGTCAGGCGTGGAGCCGCGCGCGGGCGTTTTCGCGCGGCGATCCGGCGCGCGTCGGCGGCCGTATTGGCGCTGGCGATCTCGAATGCGCTAGTCGCGTGCGAGCCTGCGCAATCAACTGGCTATCCGCCCAACGAGACTGGCGCCCCGGCTGAAGTCGGGACACGGCCGCTTCAGCTCTCGCCAACGGAATTCGCGACCGACCTGGTCACGCCCGCCGGAATTCGGGTCAAGACCAACGGCCAGTACAAGACCGAGGCCGCGAGGAAGGCCGCGGCGCTGGCGATCGATCGTTACTGGAACGAAGTTCGTTCTTGCGCGTCCGGCGTGGAACGGCCCGGCGACACCGATGTCCACGATCTGACCGACGAGTTCCCGCGTTATCTGGCGGTTGAGATCGCGAACAACTGGAAGGTGGTCGAGGGACCGGCCACGCATCACAGGATGCAGGCGTTCCCGTCGCTTGAGCGGCGGGGCTCGTGGTCAACCGCGCGGCGCCGGGAGGACGCACTTTACATCGTAGTTGTCCCGGAGCTGAACGGGTTTGGTCCGCAGATGGTCAATGAGCTGAATCTGTGGCTGATGAAGAACGCGAACGTGCCGCCGACGGCGGATTTGGTTACTGCGTGCGCGTCAGTCGCGTGCCTGAGATTCAACTACAACAACGCGCCGTCGCAGACATGGAACGAGTGCAAGCAGTAGCAGGGCTGAGCCCTGCACCCGGTATTAAGGCCGCCCGCCGTTGGCGGGCGCGGCCCCTGCCTACAGCTTAATCCTGCGCTGCCGTCACCCCTGCAAGCCCACGGCGGATTTCGCATTCAATTAAGCGAATTATCCCATGTCGATGTGGAATTGGTTCCTAGAGTGACAGAAAGTCCACATTTTGGTCTGCATATCGTGACATTTTGATGCTGACTACTCTTACTAATGCTGACTGCTCTTATAGTCTCATCGGATGGAGTTGCAGAAGGGCGTGAGGCGGCGCGCGGACGCGCGGCGCTGGTTCGAACTCGAGCCGCCTGCACCCGAACGATTGCGACTGGAGACGTCGCCGCGCGTCTCGACCGTCGCCAGCTACGTGTTCACGCGCGCAGCCGAACGCTCGTGGGAAGTCCTCAATCAGCATATCGCTGAGCCGCAAGGGGCGGTGTTCTGGATCGGCGGCCCGGCAGGATGCGGCAAGACGCATTTCGTTGACTACGTAATCGCGCTGCAGCGGCGGGCCGGCGCGCTGGACGCGCAAAACATCCGGCGCCTGGTGTGCGGGCTCGAGCTGGCCGGGCGGGTGAGTGCGGCAGAAATCGAACTGCTCCTGCTGAGCGTTTTGGCCGAGCAAATCGGCGGCGACCCGCGCGCATCGGGCGATCTTTTCCGCCAGATGCGCGGTGCGGCGGCGTTGAACGTGGGGCTGGAGACCGCCGGGCGGACAGGAGTCAGGGCGGTAACGGTCGCCATAGATTTCGCAGCGTCGCAATGCGAGTCGGCGGCGGAATTCTTTAGAATGCTGGCTCAAGTTGCCGCGTCTTTCCGCCAGGTGAAGTTCACCGTGATCGCAGCCGGGCGCGCGACGGCTCCGGAAGCGGCGCGTGCGCTTGCGGTGGCGCCGCGCGACGCGAACGAGGAAACGATCATCGCGGTGCGGCGCGCGCGACGGTTGGTCGAAGATGCCGAGCTCGACCCCGCCGTCGCGTACGCGGGAATCGATACGGCGGGATTGCCGCCCGACGCGATTTTCCCGTTTCATCCGGTGGCACTGAGCGCGCTTCGAGCAATCGCCACCCGTCCCAATCCAGGTGCTGAAAGTTCCGATCCCGCAACGATCGTATCGCTGTCGCGCCTGGCGCGCGAAGTGTTGTCCTCGCCGAGCCTCGCCGGCGCCGGCCAGTCGCCGGCGCGGCTGATCTACCCACCCGACCTGACGATGAACGCGGTAATTTCAAGCCAGGTCAAGGCGCTCCTGGCTGAAACCGGGCGCGCCGCGTGGAAGATTGCGCGCGACCGGACCGCCGATCTGGACGGCTACGAGAAGGACCTCGCGCGCGAAATAATCGACTCGCTGATCATGGAGAATGTGTGCGGCGGCACGGCGGCGCTGGCGATCGAAGAACTGCAGTCGCGAGTGCCGATGGTCGCGCGCGGCGGTACCGCCGATGAGCGCACGCTTGCGGCCGTGCGGGCGCTGTTGCG contains these protein-coding regions:
- a CDS encoding Mrp/NBP35 family ATP-binding protein, giving the protein MPSPNEILAELKKIKYPGFTRDIVSFAIVKDIEVAYAGVTVSLTMASANPEVVEKIVAEVKAAVAAMPGVPAVNVQVEQAAPSAPRAAAGIAQPRTIAGVKHIVAVASGKGGVGKSTVAVNLALAMHALGWRVGLMDADVYGPSVAMMVGVEKAVTLTPERRMIPLERYGIRYISMALFINDETAVIWRGPMVTKLETEFLFNVEWGELDCLVLDLPPGTGDAQLTITQRVALDGGVIVTTPQELALLDVKRGVAMFEEVHVPVLGVVENMSYYVCRKCNHRHEIFGHGGGAALAHSLGVPFLGELPLVRELREGGDNARPIVAANPAHTMSAAFKSIASKVIEGLDRSQAQHAS
- a CDS encoding acyl-CoA dehydrogenase family protein → MNADNGFVLSPELSALRDQVGKIIREEIIPIEARIDPDAPEIPADEFWPIARKVQAAGMWCMGAPREYGGGGLGTFDMCVLTEEMAQHRMGLYNPGCGVFGRTPPPVIYAGNDEQKRTYAGGTIKNAWHTFFAITEPSGGSDPAGAIQCKAVRQGDTYVLNGTKIFISHAHEAEWGVVFTRTDAKAGRKGITCFIINKGMAGFTPRPIRTLRTSAVPNEVQFEDCVVPIGNRLGPEGEGLNLCLDLLTRLRFPYSACNVGVGVAALRMAIDHAKQRSTFGELLAKRQAIQWMLADSEVELRAARWLTWEGAWKADRGEDFRTEASIAKLYSSEVLGRVIDRAVQIHGGYGVSKEFPIERWYREARIRRIGEGPSEVHRMVIARSLLR
- a CDS encoding DUF4838 domain-containing protein, whose amino-acid sequence is MSKAGVAAPFCPRVRFSGAGGEVAALAAGDLSSGLAAMLASRIESSADASIPSAEMRIDLGDSVAAAPASPGALEGDSFDVSRQGGGAGSIVIRAATEGGLIHAASNLLEKLGADFPPGAAPSYPRIDSARLAALRPWRVTPAFKRRAFVSDIMTWNYNFADRLDLHLRHDREFIPWMARRGINAFSYIRHAHDTRLKIDEIAPLLRERGIDVEYGGHVIQLLLPRERFAEHPEYFPAGDDGVRIARGNLCVSNPDAVAIVRAGALAYVHEHPENRLLHIWGADVWRGAWCRCGQCRELPPQIQYMDVVNAIAGALADDSNAPPVAYLAYHDTIDPHPGLRPLDNVWLEWAPRERCYSHAIDDPACEINPRYLESLKRYIEIFNGRGHVFEYYADAILFGGLGFATPAVVARDLRAYRRLGIASISCLTFGAYSAMAYPVNLEAFVRGSRDPDFEPDATLVETSAGRHPRCAPEMAAAYRAVERASKLCLDYADVMSPVMAPEKAVRKRNELREAALTFNEAIAAADQIALSLDTPRADAEKDLWRYSSDVLAGLSDYLGAIGEAGADRRIRGKAAIAKVAGAIERIREIDPEIKGTWGAYDLEWIRELWLSALARGLDGDGKPPEELF
- a CDS encoding CoA transferase — its product is MSLPGLPLDAVRVIDLGQVYAVPYCTLQLAAMGADIIKIEPPVTGEVLRQPKIPPGGAGYSFLMLNANKRSVTINLKDRRGQDIVLKLLEHADVLVENYLDGVMESFGLGYEQIAARFPRLIYASGKGYGSDSRYAKLGSMDNTIQASSGFISVTGFPDHPVKTPATLIDMGTGSHLVSGILAALIHRGRTGRGQHVEVAMLDVAIAALTSAVAPALQGMKFKRMGNRHWGACPTNLYPARDGEILIFCLTEAHWRTLAKLMDREDLIADPRCRNHGERLKIADELDAIVSDWTSAQPRDAMVEGLIEAGIPCAPVRTVEEVIADPETAQRRMLIDSDYPTRGSIRVGGTPIKMSDAPEDGRPMRRPPELGEHNAEVLASIGIGADELERLKRAGVV